The following are from one region of the Tenacibaculum dicentrarchi genome:
- the trpS gene encoding tryptophan--tRNA ligase, with the protein MSRILTGVQSTGTPHLGNLLGAILPAIEMANDAKNESYIFIADMHSLTQIKDGNELRENTYSVAATWLACGIDINKTVFYRQSDIPQVTELSWYLSCYFPYQRLTLAHGFKDKSDRLSDVNSGLFTYPMLMAADILLYDAEIVPVGKDQLQHLEMARDVASRVNNTVGETLILPQGKTNENTKLVPGTDGEKMSKSRNNFINIFLADKKLRKQIMGIQTDSKALEEPKNPDTDNVFAIYKLLASDTQIAEMRANYEGGNYGYGHAKQALYELIIEEFAEVRAKYAHYMENRNEIDKALAIGAEKARVVATDVLQRVRKKIGY; encoded by the coding sequence ATGTCAAGAATTTTAACAGGAGTACAAAGTACAGGAACTCCACACTTAGGAAACTTATTAGGTGCTATTTTACCAGCCATTGAAATGGCAAATGATGCTAAAAATGAATCGTATATTTTTATTGCTGATATGCACTCGTTAACCCAAATTAAAGACGGAAACGAATTAAGAGAAAACACTTATAGTGTGGCGGCTACTTGGCTTGCCTGCGGAATTGACATTAATAAAACTGTTTTTTATCGACAAAGTGATATTCCTCAAGTAACAGAATTATCTTGGTATTTGAGTTGTTATTTTCCGTATCAACGTTTAACATTGGCACATGGTTTTAAAGATAAATCTGACCGTTTATCAGACGTAAATAGTGGTTTATTTACATATCCTATGTTAATGGCTGCCGATATTTTATTATATGATGCCGAAATTGTTCCCGTAGGAAAAGACCAATTACAACATTTAGAAATGGCTCGTGATGTAGCTAGTAGAGTAAATAATACTGTTGGCGAAACCTTAATTTTACCTCAAGGAAAAACCAACGAAAACACCAAATTAGTGCCTGGTACTGATGGTGAAAAAATGAGTAAATCAAGAAATAATTTTATCAATATTTTCTTAGCAGATAAAAAATTACGCAAGCAAATAATGGGAATTCAAACAGATAGCAAAGCCCTTGAAGAACCTAAAAACCCTGATACAGATAATGTTTTTGCTATTTATAAATTATTAGCTTCGGATACTCAAATTGCTGAAATGCGAGCTAATTATGAAGGTGGAAATTATGGTTACGGTCATGCAAAACAAGCATTATACGAGTTAATTATTGAAGAGTTTGCTGAAGTTCGTGCAAAATATGCTCACTATATGGAAAACAGAAATGAAATAGATAAAGCCTTAGCAATTGGTGCCGAAAAAGCCCGTGTTGTAGCTACTGATGTTTTACAAAGAGTTCGTAAAAAAATAGGATATTAA
- a CDS encoding lysophospholipid acyltransferase family protein yields MKYILFPFRLIWRVWFYLLMIVSVLVIAPFVLVLLSDEKYYGSFWKLMRAWSFFLIYAMGFRLKFERQEKLNLEKSYIFIANHTSLLDPWIMIASSKNPILFVGKKELSKVPLFGFFYKKAVIMVDRSDPNSRKKVYARIKKRLDSGLSIAIYPEGLVPTEEVVLAPFMNGAFNLAIQYEMPIVPQVYFDAKRLFSWDIFKGHPGVFRVKQLPFIQVKGLVIKDRKVLNQQAFDLLENELLNDKKYMKDTNLANNERKIKS; encoded by the coding sequence ATGAAATACATACTTTTTCCTTTTCGATTAATTTGGCGAGTTTGGTTTTACTTATTAATGATTGTTTCGGTGCTTGTAATAGCGCCTTTTGTATTGGTGCTTTTATCTGATGAAAAATATTATGGTTCTTTTTGGAAACTAATGCGAGCTTGGTCATTTTTTTTAATTTACGCTATGGGTTTTAGGCTTAAATTTGAAAGACAAGAAAAGCTTAATCTTGAAAAAAGTTACATATTTATAGCAAATCACACTTCGTTATTAGACCCGTGGATAATGATTGCATCTAGTAAAAATCCGATTTTATTTGTAGGAAAAAAAGAGTTGTCAAAAGTGCCTTTATTTGGTTTTTTTTATAAAAAAGCGGTAATTATGGTTGACAGAAGCGACCCTAATAGTAGAAAAAAAGTTTATGCCCGAATTAAAAAACGATTAGATAGCGGCTTGAGTATTGCCATTTATCCTGAAGGATTAGTGCCAACCGAAGAGGTGGTTTTAGCGCCTTTTATGAATGGTGCATTTAATTTAGCAATACAATATGAAATGCCAATTGTACCGCAGGTATATTTTGATGCAAAACGCTTGTTTTCTTGGGATATTTTTAAAGGACACCCAGGTGTTTTTAGAGTAAAACAACTTCCTTTTATACAGGTAAAAGGCTTAGTGATAAAAGATAGAAAAGTTTTAAATCAGCAAGCTTTTGATTTGTTAGAGAATGAATTATTAAATGATAAAAAGTATATGAAAGATACTAATTTAGCAAATAATGAGCGAAAAATTAAATCATAA
- the trhA gene encoding PAQR family membrane homeostasis protein TrhA yields MSEKLNHNYSNIEEKLNVLTHGFGLLLAMIALPLLILKSVFYQGFWQIASFSIFGFSLIILYAASTFYHAAKNSKIRRRLNIFDHAAIYVLIAGSYTPFCLVVLPEKTGWYLFVFVWLFALIGVILKLFFTGKFDKLSTALYLIMGWQVIFLINPLMENLPYNGLFYLIAGGVFYTIGAVLYSIKKVPYNHAIFHVFVLLGSFSHFWAIYKYV; encoded by the coding sequence ATGAGCGAAAAATTAAATCATAATTATAGCAATATCGAAGAAAAATTAAACGTTTTAACCCATGGTTTTGGCTTGTTATTGGCAATGATAGCCTTGCCTTTGTTAATTTTAAAATCAGTTTTTTACCAAGGATTTTGGCAAATTGCTAGTTTTAGTATTTTTGGTTTTAGTTTAATTATTTTATATGCTGCTTCTACTTTTTACCATGCCGCTAAAAACTCTAAAATCCGCCGAAGGCTTAATATTTTTGACCATGCGGCAATTTATGTATTAATTGCAGGAAGTTATACGCCTTTTTGTTTGGTCGTATTGCCCGAAAAAACAGGTTGGTATTTATTCGTTTTTGTATGGTTATTTGCTTTGATAGGCGTTATTTTAAAGTTGTTTTTTACAGGGAAATTCGATAAACTATCAACGGCTTTATATTTGATAATGGGCTGGCAGGTTATCTTTTTAATAAATCCATTAATGGAAAATTTACCCTATAATGGGTTATTTTATTTAATTGCAGGTGGTGTTTTTTATACGATTGGCGCTGTTTTATATTCGATTAAAAAAGTGCCGTATAATCATGCTATTTTTCATGTTTTTGTGCTTTTAGGAAGCTTTAGTCATTTTTGGGCAATTTATAAATATGTGTAA
- a CDS encoding CYTH domain-containing protein, translating to MTFEIERKFLVTSDAYKQVAYKKSYIKQGFLNSQKERVVRIRIKDDSGFLTIKGTSNKSGTTRYEWEKEIPLQEAKDLFNLCEEGIIEKYRYLVKANNHTYEIDDFLGDNKGLVVAEIELSEENELFEKPTWLGKEVTGIVKYYNSNLSKLPFCKW from the coding sequence ATGACCTTTGAAATAGAACGTAAATTCTTAGTAACTTCGGATGCTTATAAGCAAGTTGCTTACAAAAAAAGCTATATAAAACAAGGTTTTTTAAACTCTCAAAAAGAACGCGTTGTACGAATTCGAATAAAAGATGATAGCGGTTTTTTAACCATCAAAGGTACATCAAATAAAAGCGGAACAACTCGTTATGAATGGGAAAAAGAGATTCCTTTGCAAGAAGCAAAAGATTTATTTAATTTATGCGAAGAAGGAATTATTGAAAAATATCGCTATTTAGTAAAAGCCAATAACCACACGTATGAAATTGATGATTTTCTAGGCGATAATAAAGGTTTAGTAGTTGCTGAAATAGAATTATCCGAAGAAAATGAACTCTTTGAAAAACCAACTTGGCTAGGAAAAGAAGTTACAGGAATTGTAAAATATTACAATTCTAATTTAAGTAAACTACCCTTTTGTAAGTGGTAA